CCAGGAAGAGTTTCGAAATAAGCTTCAGGCGGGATATGAAAAACCGACTTACGATGAAGCGAAGAAACGACTGCTGACGATCCGGGCAGAGCTGAAAATTGTCAATTTGTCAGCGGTAACGAGTTTGGACGAGGGGTTTGAAGAAACGTTGACGCTCCATCGGTTGGGGATGTTCGAGGAACTTGGAGTCAGTTTAAAAATCACGAATATCGTGGAGAATATTAACGGGCTTCTTGAGCGACGAACGGCACGGGTGACCCGGTGGAGAACGAGCAACCAGCGGCAGCGATGGGTGGCGACCGCTTTACTGGAAATCGAACCTCGCCTAAGGACCACCAGAGGCCATAGGCATTTACCCGCCATCAGGAGGGCAATGCGGATGGCTAGATTAAATATTCAGGATGCACGGGTAAAACAAGCAGCGTGAAAACCGTGGCCAATTTCAACTAAAAAAAAGATTGCGCCTCCCCCTGGGAGGGGTGTGGGTTCAATATCCACCCCGTGATGAACAACCCTGTAGATATGGGCTAATTTCGAATAGTCGCGTTTTTGATATTCACTGATGGCGGTGTAATAAACAGGGGGATGCCCCTGGCGAGGGTCTCGACTTTTCAAAACACAATCCAGTCCGCTGTTTTGGGCTTCGACGTGCAACGTCATAACGATGGGAAGGGGTGGATAAAACGTCCCGTCATAGACATGTTCCATCCATTCATGCATATGAACAATGTCCACATCTCCCTTCATGCAACGTTCCAGAGTTTTCCTGAGATGGTGGTCCTTCCGTCTGGCCCCCCCCGAATGTCCGCCTGGCAATAATCACCAAAACCCCGATCCACCGTTGTGTATTTTTCTCCAGTAACGTGCGAATCTGACGAACAAGCCACAATGGATCGGACCCCCCGCGAGACCAGTCCTTTATCGATGTTGTAGATAACCGTTTCAATGGGGGAATAGCCTTGATTGGTCCCAATAGGCTTATTCAATGTTCCCACATGCAATACGGTCAATTGATGACGCACTGCTTTTGTTTTCATCTTCATTTTGTCTGTTTCGGGGAACGCTTTTGAAAAAGCGCGAGGGCCCTATAAACTATTGCCTGAAAAGAAACTGGGAAATCACTTGGGTGAAGTTTTGAGGTAGATATACATGCACCCTACCATATGCAGGACCAAATAAATCAAGAAGATGTTTTTGAAAGGGGCCGCGCGCGGAATTTACGCTGTGGCCAGGGGTCGGCAACACCCTTCCCCTAGAACCTTTCTCCCTAAAGGAAAAAACGTATTCCAGGAACTCCTTTACCGGATTATTCTTGTCGGATCAGAACCGTGCCGCCAAACGGAATCGGTCTCCGGGGGGGGATACCCCCCGCTACCAGGTGACGGGAAAATAGTCTTTTAAGAATTGGCCGGAAAAATGGGTTCCGGTAAGGATGCCGTTAAAAAAGGGGTCACAGACGCGGGCCGCGCCATCAACAATGTCCAAGGGAGGCTGAAAGTCGTGGACCTCTTGCTTTCGGCTGGATAACGCGGCCGGGTCTTCATCGGTCACCCAGCCCGTATCAACAGAATTCATAAAAATGCCGCACTTGACCAAATCCTTGGCGGACGTATGCGTCAGCATGTTGAGGGCGGCTTTCGCCATGTTGGTGTGGGGGTGTCGATCTGTTTTCACGTAACGGTCGAATTTCCCTTCCATGGCCGAGACGTTCACGATGTGCTTTTGCCCAGTGTTGTCCCGTTTCATGAGGTGGGTCAGTTTGTTACAGAGGACAAAGGGTGCGATGGCGTTGACCAGTTGAATTTCGATGAGTTCCGCCGTCGGGATTTCCCCGAGTTTTTGGCGCCAGGTATTGGTTTTTCTCAAATCCACCTGCTGTAAATCCGAATCCAACTGCCCATCGGGAAATATTTCTTCCGGTTTAAGGGAAGCATCGTGGGTATAGGGAATTTGGGACAGTTGAGCGGAAGACGATAATCCCAGCCCATGGGCGGGCTGTTGCCAAGGGAGGGACCTGAGCGCCTTTTCCGTTTGAGAATGGAGGGGAAGTCCCAATCCCAATTTACATTCTTCAAAAGAAGAAAGAACCGATTGAAGGGCCGGGGACAATTCGTTGTGTCTGTAATTCTCCCGCGCGATGAGGTGCGCGTAATACCCGGGAGGACGACGGACGGTTTGGGCGGCGTTGTTGATCAGGATGTCCAAACGGCTAAACTGTTTCTCGATGTGAGTACAAAACAGTTCCACGCTGGGTGTATGGCGAAGGTCGAGCCCGTAAATATGGAGCCTATTTTTCCACTGTCCAAAATCAGCTTCCTGGGAAAACCGCAAGGCCGAATCCATGGGAAACCGGGTGGTGGCGATAACTTCGGCGCCGGAACGAAGGAGTTTCAATGTGGACTGGTAGCCAATTTTAACACGTGACCCGGTGATCAGGGCCGTCCGCCCTTTCAAAGAAGTGGTCTGAAACCTTTTTGAATAGTTCAGTTCGGCGCAGGAGGGACACAGGGAATCGTAGAAAAAATGGAGCCGTTTGAAATCGATTTTACAGACATAACAGGAGCGCCCATTGATAAGGTTGGTGTATTCCCCAGGGGACTGCCCCATCCGGGTCGGGATTTCCTGGGGCGCGGCAAATACTTTGTTCGTCCGTGCCGCGCGAATACCCGTGGCGGCCCGGGCCGCGCGCTCGTAAGTGTCGATGTTTTGCTTTTCAAGAACATGACGGAGATTTTTTCTCAAGCGATAAACGGTCTTATCCGGATGGGATAGCTTTCCAGTTACGGTAAGAAGAGCCTGCCGTTGCTCCTTAGGCACCTGAATAAATTCCTCATGGCTGGCCAGGAGTCCCTCAAGCAGGGCAATACATCCCTGGATTTCATCGTGGGTGTAGTGAGGCGCCGCTATTTTCTTCTGAGTCGTCAATTGAATACCATCCACCGAAAGAATGAACTGAGCAAACTCTGCTGGACCAAAAACTTTAGCCAAAATAACTGTGGGACAACATTTTTTACAGCGGACGATCCCCACACCCGAAGACAAGCCCTCCCTAAACGGTTAGAACCTCCCAAAGCCCCCAAGAATTAAGGGGAATGGGAGGTTCTATACGTGAAGAACTCAAATT
This window of the Elusimicrobiota bacterium genome carries:
- a CDS encoding SDR family oxidoreductase — protein: MAAPHYTHDEIQGCIALLEGLLASHEEFIQVPKEQRQALLTVTGKLSHPDKTVYRLRKNLRHVLEKQNIDTYERAARAATGIRAARTNKVFAAPQEIPTRMGQSPGEYTNLINGRSCYVCKIDFKRLHFFYDSLCPSCAELNYSKRFQTTSLKGRTALITGSRVKIGYQSTLKLLRSGAEVIATTRFPMDSALRFSQEADFGQWKNRLHIYGLDLRHTPSVELFCTHIEKQFSRLDILINNAAQTVRRPPGYYAHLIARENYRHNELSPALQSVLSSFEECKLGLGLPLHSQTEKALRSLPWQQPAHGLGLSSSAQLSQIPYTHDASLKPEEIFPDGQLDSDLQQVDLRKTNTWRQKLGEIPTAELIEIQLVNAIAPFVLCNKLTHLMKRDNTGQKHIVNVSAMEGKFDRYVKTDRHPHTNMAKAALNMLTHTSAKDLVKCGIFMNSVDTGWVTDEDPAALSSRKQEVHDFQPPLDIVDGAARVCDPFFNGILTGTHFSGQFLKDYFPVTW